One genomic segment of Dysosmobacter sp. Marseille-Q4140 includes these proteins:
- a CDS encoding MATE family efflux transporter: MAARKGTQYEIDMCSGPILSKMLLFSVPLMCSSILQLLFNAADIVVVGRWAGDNSLAAVGSNTALIGLLTNLFVGLAVGANTLAAKYYGARDRMALYKTVHTSMLLSLLSGLLLALVGALGARTILIWMQTPANVLDLATLYLRIYFLGMPATMVYNFGAALLRAEGDTRRPLYFLTLAGVVNIILNLFFVIAMKLDVAGVAIATVISQCISAALVVRCMVKDTGPLHLNLRKLHIYRDSLGQILRVGLPAGFQGILFSISNVMIQSSVNTFGEVIMAGNSAAANIEQFVYVAMNALYQANISFVSQNLGAGNYHRIRRIVIRAQLCVLALGLVFGNAAWLFGSTLLGIYSRSEAVIQAGLIRLGICARTYALCGVMDVMVGGLRGIGYSVMPMIVSLVGACGLRLLWIATIFQIPRFHTIQMLYWSYPISWAITAAVHILCFLWAMKRLRRHFLPEETLPDPAL, encoded by the coding sequence ATGGCAGCCCGCAAGGGAACCCAATATGAGATCGATATGTGCAGCGGTCCCATTCTCTCCAAGATGCTGCTGTTCTCCGTGCCGCTGATGTGCTCAAGTATTTTGCAGCTGCTGTTCAACGCCGCGGACATCGTGGTGGTGGGCCGCTGGGCCGGGGACAACTCCCTGGCGGCGGTGGGCTCCAACACAGCTCTGATCGGCCTGCTGACCAACCTGTTCGTGGGCCTGGCCGTAGGCGCCAACACCCTGGCCGCCAAATACTACGGTGCCCGGGACCGGATGGCCCTGTACAAGACCGTCCACACCTCCATGCTGCTGAGCCTGCTGAGCGGCCTGCTGCTGGCCCTGGTGGGCGCCCTGGGTGCCCGGACCATCCTCATCTGGATGCAGACCCCGGCCAACGTGCTGGATCTGGCCACGCTGTACCTGCGGATCTACTTCCTGGGGATGCCGGCCACCATGGTCTATAACTTCGGCGCCGCCCTGCTGCGGGCGGAGGGCGACACCCGCCGCCCCCTGTATTTCCTGACACTGGCGGGCGTGGTGAACATCATTTTGAACCTGTTCTTCGTCATCGCCATGAAGCTGGACGTGGCCGGTGTGGCCATCGCCACGGTGATCTCCCAGTGCATCTCCGCAGCCCTGGTGGTCCGGTGCATGGTGAAGGACACCGGCCCCCTGCACCTGAACCTGCGGAAGCTGCACATCTACCGGGACAGCCTGGGCCAGATCCTGCGGGTCGGCCTGCCGGCTGGGTTCCAGGGCATTCTCTTCTCCATCTCCAACGTGATGATCCAATCCTCCGTCAATACCTTCGGCGAGGTCATCATGGCCGGAAACTCTGCCGCCGCCAATATCGAGCAGTTCGTCTATGTGGCCATGAACGCCCTGTATCAGGCCAACATCTCCTTTGTCAGCCAGAACCTGGGCGCCGGCAACTACCACCGCATCCGCCGGATCGTCATTCGCGCCCAGCTGTGTGTGCTGGCATTGGGGCTGGTGTTTGGCAACGCCGCCTGGCTTTTCGGCAGCACGCTGCTGGGTATCTATTCCCGCAGCGAGGCCGTGATCCAGGCGGGGCTGATCCGCTTGGGCATCTGCGCCCGGACTTACGCCCTGTGCGGCGTCATGGACGTGATGGTGGGCGGCCTGCGGGGCATCGGCTACTCGGTCATGCCCATGATCGTCTCCCTGGTGGGCGCCTGCGGGCTGCGGCTTTTGTGGATCGCCACCATCTTTCAGATCCCCCGGTTCCACACCATTCAGATGCTCTACTGGTCCTACCCCATCTCCTGGGCCATCACCGCCGCAGTTCATATCCTGTGCTTCCTGTGGGCCATGAAGCGGCTGCGCCGCCATTTCCTGCCGGAGGAGACACTGCCGGACCCCGCTTTGTAA
- a CDS encoding MetQ/NlpA family ABC transporter substrate-binding protein, whose protein sequence is MKKFFTLTLSALLVLSLLAGCGGSDTASAGDAADGGDAAAETTTLKVGASITPHAEILEQCKPILAEQGIELEIVEYTDYVQPNEALENGDLDANYFQHINYLNWFNGDYGTHLVSACTVHYEPFGIYPGKASSLEELKDGDEVIVPNDGSNETRALLLLQQEGIITLKDGITAASNATVRDIDSYNVDITIREMDAAQLTSSLQDVALSVINGNYALQAGLNAGTDALAVEDSQGDAAQEYANVLAVKEGSEDNAAIQALVEALHSDTVREYIESTYSGAVVPLF, encoded by the coding sequence ATGAAGAAGTTTTTCACCCTGACCCTCAGCGCCCTGCTGGTGCTGTCCCTGCTGGCCGGCTGCGGCGGCTCTGACACCGCGTCTGCCGGTGATGCCGCTGACGGCGGCGACGCTGCCGCGGAGACCACCACGTTGAAGGTGGGCGCCAGCATCACCCCCCACGCCGAGATCCTGGAGCAGTGCAAGCCCATTCTGGCCGAGCAGGGCATCGAGCTGGAGATCGTGGAGTACACCGACTACGTCCAGCCCAACGAGGCTCTGGAAAACGGCGATCTGGACGCCAACTACTTCCAGCACATCAACTACCTCAACTGGTTCAACGGTGACTACGGCACCCACCTGGTCTCCGCCTGCACCGTCCACTATGAGCCCTTCGGCATCTATCCCGGCAAGGCGTCCTCTCTGGAGGAGCTGAAGGACGGCGATGAGGTCATCGTCCCCAATGACGGCTCCAACGAGACCCGGGCCCTGCTGTTGCTGCAGCAGGAGGGCATCATCACCCTGAAGGACGGCATCACCGCCGCCTCCAACGCCACCGTGCGGGACATCGACTCCTACAATGTGGACATCACCATCCGCGAGATGGACGCCGCTCAGCTGACCTCCTCCCTCCAGGATGTGGCCCTGTCCGTCATCAACGGCAACTACGCCCTCCAGGCCGGCCTCAACGCCGGCACCGACGCCCTGGCCGTGGAGGACTCCCAGGGCGACGCCGCCCAGGAGTACGCCAACGTTCTGGCCGTGAAGGAGGGCAGCGAGGACAACGCCGCCATCCAGGCCCTGGTGGAGGCCCTGCACTCCGACACCGTTCGGGAGTACATCGAGAGCACATACAGCGGCGCTGTGGTGCCCCTGTTCTGA
- a CDS encoding penicillin-binding protein — protein MKKIERRAILCLILALLLAAGLGVFLVKYFVSGGSWASSAFNRHLYNSSGELASGTVLDRDGDALSWVENGKRTYYDGSTVRKATLHAVGDLQGSIGTGALNAFADKLTGYSLLNGASGAQQGRELYLTIDARYNYEAYEALNGKAGTVAVYNYKTGEILCMVSAPSYDPLNVPEDILTNDRYKGAYLNRFLSSTFTPGSVFKTVTLAAAIEEMADLFDRTWDCQGSVQIGDETIVCSGTHGQQDINAAFANSCNVAFAQIAQELGGSTLKKYTEQAGLTDSYSVSGLPTASGTFSFDGITDGELGWAGVGQHQDLVNPAALMVYMGAIANGGKAAEPYLILKTTGVLGLPSLPHLTGRTGRLVSADTAATLADMMAHNVEATYGTSRFPNMDICAKSGTAEVGADQQPHAWFAGFLRNEEAPYAFVVLVENGGGGSSVAGTVAGKVLNVIVNGY, from the coding sequence ATGAAGAAAATTGAACGCCGGGCCATCCTGTGCCTGATCCTGGCGCTGCTGCTGGCGGCGGGGCTGGGTGTGTTTCTGGTGAAGTATTTTGTCAGCGGCGGCAGCTGGGCCTCCTCGGCCTTCAACCGCCACCTGTATAACTCCAGCGGCGAGCTTGCCAGCGGCACGGTGCTGGACCGGGACGGGGACGCCCTGAGCTGGGTGGAGAACGGCAAGCGCACCTACTACGACGGCTCCACCGTCCGCAAGGCCACCCTCCACGCGGTGGGAGACCTCCAGGGCAGCATCGGCACCGGCGCCCTCAACGCCTTTGCCGACAAGCTGACCGGGTACAGCCTGCTCAACGGCGCCTCTGGCGCCCAGCAGGGACGGGAGCTGTACCTCACCATCGATGCCCGCTACAACTACGAGGCCTATGAGGCGCTGAACGGAAAGGCCGGCACCGTGGCGGTGTACAACTACAAGACCGGCGAGATCTTGTGCATGGTCTCCGCTCCCAGCTACGACCCTCTGAATGTGCCGGAGGATATCCTGACCAACGACCGCTACAAGGGCGCGTATCTCAACCGCTTCCTCTCCTCCACCTTCACCCCCGGGTCTGTGTTCAAGACCGTGACCCTGGCGGCGGCCATCGAGGAGATGGCGGACCTGTTCGACCGGACCTGGGACTGCCAGGGCAGCGTCCAGATCGGGGACGAGACCATCGTCTGCTCCGGTACCCACGGCCAGCAGGACATCAACGCCGCCTTCGCCAACAGCTGCAACGTGGCCTTCGCCCAGATCGCCCAGGAGCTGGGCGGCTCCACGCTGAAGAAGTACACGGAGCAGGCGGGCCTGACGGACAGCTACTCCGTCAGCGGCCTGCCCACCGCCTCCGGTACCTTCTCCTTTGACGGCATCACCGACGGGGAGCTGGGCTGGGCCGGCGTGGGCCAGCATCAGGACCTGGTGAACCCGGCGGCGCTGATGGTGTACATGGGAGCCATCGCAAACGGCGGCAAGGCCGCCGAGCCCTACCTGATCCTCAAGACCACCGGCGTCCTGGGCCTGCCGTCCCTGCCCCATCTCACCGGCCGCACCGGACGGCTGGTCTCCGCGGACACGGCGGCCACCCTGGCGGATATGATGGCCCACAATGTGGAGGCCACTTACGGCACCAGCCGCTTTCCCAATATGGATATCTGCGCCAAGTCCGGCACCGCCGAGGTGGGCGCGGACCAGCAGCCTCACGCGTGGTTTGCCGGGTTCCTGCGGAATGAGGAGGCCCCCTACGCCTTCGTGGTGCTGGTGGAAAACGGCGGCGGCGGCAGCTCCGTGGCGGGCACCGTGGCCGGAAAAGTGCTGAACGTCATTGTCAACGGATACTGA